The Asterias amurensis chromosome 21, ASM3211899v1 genome has a segment encoding these proteins:
- the LOC139953247 gene encoding 2-Hydroxyacid oxidase 1-like isoform X1 yields the protein MLLQKSLVYSLRKMAQSELVCVADFELYLKQGLSVVDYGYYTDGADGEQTLRDNVKAFLRYRLRPRCLRDVSHRVTRTSILGHNIEFPVGVSPTASHGVIHKDGEKATARAAASTGTVMILSMFANTSIEDVAASVPQETLLFMQLNILVDRKMTENIIKRVIASGRYKALVVTVDQPCSGKIQSRKKSTLPARLSLPQLVSPGESSLSAWINGNIFDPAFTWADIKWLHGLTSLPIILKGILTAECAKMAASLGVAGILVSNHGGRQLDGVAATIDSLSEVVEAVKGSNVEVYLDGGVRKGTDVLKALAMGARAVFIGRPALWGLAYNGEAGVKNVLDILKDEFSLAMALTGCSSVAEITPDLVKASPLSNL from the exons ATGCTGTTACAGAAGTCACTAGTTTACAGTTTACGAAAGATGGCGCAGTCGGAGCTCGTCTGTGTTGCTGATTTTGAGCTGTATTTAAAGCAGGGATTGTCGGTGGTGGACTATGGGTATTACACCGATGGGGCTGATGGGGAACAGACACTTCGAGACAACGTCAAAGCCTTCCTGAG GTATCGGCTCAGACCACGATGCTTGCGTGACGTATCCCACCGTGTGACCCGAACGAGCATCCTGGGTCATAACATTGAGTTTCCGGTAGGGGTCAGTCCGACTGCCAGCCATGGGGTCATACATAAAGATGGAGAAAAGGCAACTGCTAGAG CCGCAGCCAGCACTGGTACCGTGATGATCTTAAGTATGTTCGCCAATACATCCATTGAAGACGTGGCAGCATCAGTTCCACAAGAAACCCTTCTCTTCATGCAACTCAACATCTTAGTTGACAGAAAGATGACCGAGAACATTATCAAGCGAGTCATTGCGTCCGGTCGGTACAAAGCACTAGTAGTGACCGTGGACCAGCCATGCAGCGGTAAAATACAAAGTAGGAAAAAAAGCACACTACCTGCACGTCTGTC GTTGCCGCAGCTAGTTAGTCCCGGTGAATCGAGCTTGTCAGCTTGGATTAATGGGAACATATTCGACCCTGCATTTACCTGGGCTGACATCAAATGGCTTCACGGTCTGACGTCATTGCCTATCATTCTCAAAGGCATACTCACAG CTGAGTGTGCCAAGATGGCGGCAAGCCTCGGTGTTGCTGGTATCTTAGTTTCCAATCACGGCGGACGGCAGTTGGATGGCGTCGCTGCAACG ATAGATTCATTATCAGAGGTGGTCGAGGCAGTAAAAGGTTCAAACGTTGAGGTATATCTCGATGGTGGAGTCCGTAAAGGAACCGACGTACTCAAAGCACTGGCCATGGGGGCTAGAGCCGTCTTCATAGGTAGGCCGGCACTCTGGGGTCTCGCTTACAAT ggCGAGGCAGGAGTAAAAAATGTTCTGGATATTCTGAAAGACGAGTTCAGTTTGGCAATGGCACTGACTG GTTGTTCGTCAGTTGCTGAAATCACACCAGATTTGGTCAAGGCTTCCCCGTTGAGTAatctatga
- the LOC139953247 gene encoding 2-Hydroxyacid oxidase 1-like isoform X2, producing MLLQKSLVYSLRKMAQSELVCVADFELYLKQGLSVVDYGYYTDGADGEQTLRDNVKAFLRYRLRPRCLRDVSHRVTRTSILGHNIEFPVGVSPTASHGVIHKDGEKATARAAASTGTVMILSMFANTSIEDVAASVPQETLLFMQLNILVDRKMTENIIKRVIASGRYKALVVTVDQPCSGKIQSRKKSTLPARLSLPQLVSPGESSLSAWINGNIFDPAFTWADIKWLHGLTSLPIILKGILTAECAKMAASLGVAGILVSNHGGRQLDGVAATIDSLSEVVEAVKGSNVEVYLDGGVRKGTDVLKALAMGARAVFIGRGRSKKCSGYSERRVQFGNGTDWLFVSC from the exons ATGCTGTTACAGAAGTCACTAGTTTACAGTTTACGAAAGATGGCGCAGTCGGAGCTCGTCTGTGTTGCTGATTTTGAGCTGTATTTAAAGCAGGGATTGTCGGTGGTGGACTATGGGTATTACACCGATGGGGCTGATGGGGAACAGACACTTCGAGACAACGTCAAAGCCTTCCTGAG GTATCGGCTCAGACCACGATGCTTGCGTGACGTATCCCACCGTGTGACCCGAACGAGCATCCTGGGTCATAACATTGAGTTTCCGGTAGGGGTCAGTCCGACTGCCAGCCATGGGGTCATACATAAAGATGGAGAAAAGGCAACTGCTAGAG CCGCAGCCAGCACTGGTACCGTGATGATCTTAAGTATGTTCGCCAATACATCCATTGAAGACGTGGCAGCATCAGTTCCACAAGAAACCCTTCTCTTCATGCAACTCAACATCTTAGTTGACAGAAAGATGACCGAGAACATTATCAAGCGAGTCATTGCGTCCGGTCGGTACAAAGCACTAGTAGTGACCGTGGACCAGCCATGCAGCGGTAAAATACAAAGTAGGAAAAAAAGCACACTACCTGCACGTCTGTC GTTGCCGCAGCTAGTTAGTCCCGGTGAATCGAGCTTGTCAGCTTGGATTAATGGGAACATATTCGACCCTGCATTTACCTGGGCTGACATCAAATGGCTTCACGGTCTGACGTCATTGCCTATCATTCTCAAAGGCATACTCACAG CTGAGTGTGCCAAGATGGCGGCAAGCCTCGGTGTTGCTGGTATCTTAGTTTCCAATCACGGCGGACGGCAGTTGGATGGCGTCGCTGCAACG ATAGATTCATTATCAGAGGTGGTCGAGGCAGTAAAAGGTTCAAACGTTGAGGTATATCTCGATGGTGGAGTCCGTAAAGGAACCGACGTACTCAAAGCACTGGCCATGGGGGCTAGAGCCGTCTTCATAG ggCGAGGCAGGAGTAAAAAATGTTCTGGATATTCTGAAAGACGAGTTCAGTTTGGCAATGGCACTGACTG GTTGTTCGTCAGTTGCTGA
- the LOC139953248 gene encoding 2-Hydroxyacid oxidase 1-like, with protein MAAEFDPICVKDFEPYLKRGVSTFWSDYYSYGAEEGQTNRDNVQAFLRYRFRPRLFRDVSTRVTRTSILGHDIEFPVGVSPTALHGVIHKDGEKATARAAASAGTVMILSMFANTLLEDVAASVPEKALLFMQLNFLKDRSITENVVKRANASGRFKAIVVTIDQRFSSVSLAGATRASDVKDVKELKLPNVFNLKGSRWYQKDMVSPAFTCNDIRWLQGVTSLPIILKGILTAESAKMAASLGVAGILVSNHGGRQLDGVAATIDSLSEVVEAVKGSNIEVYLDGGVRKGTDVLKALAMGARAVFIGRPALWGLAYNGEAGVRKVLDILKDEFSLAMGRTGCSSVAEITPDLVKASPLSNL; from the exons ATGGCAGCAGAATTTGACCCCATCTGTGTTAAAGACTTTGAGCCGTATTTAAAGCGAGGCGTGTCGACTTTCTGGAGTGACTATTACAGCTATGGGGCCGAAGAGGGCCAGACAAACCGAGATAATGTTCAGGCGTTTCTGAG GTATCGCTTTCGACCTCGGTTATTCCGGGACGTATCAACTCGTGTGACCAGAACGAGCATCCTGGGTCATGACATTGAGTTTCCGGTAGGGGTCAGTCCGACTGCTTTGCATGGGGTCATACATAAAGATGGGGAAAAGGCAACTGCTAGAG CCGCAGCAAGCGCAGGCACAGTGATGATCCTAAGTATGTTTGCTAACACACTTCTTGAAGACGTTGCAGCATCAGTTCCCGAAAAAGCCCTACTCTTCATGCAACTCAATTTCTTAAAGGACAGATCGATCACTGAAAATGTCGTCAAGAGGGCCAATGCGTCCGGACGGTTCAAGGCAATAGTAGTGACAATTGACCAGCGTTTTAGTAGTGTAAGTCTGGCAGGAGCTACCCGTGCATCCGATGTCAAAGATGTCAAAGAACTGAA GCTACCGAACGTTTTTAACCTCAAAGGATCTCGCTGGTATCAAAAAGATATGGTGAGCCCTGCTTTTACCTGTAATGACATCAGATGGCTTCAGGGTGTGACGTCTTTACCTATCATTCTCAAAGGAATACTCACAG CTGAGAGTGCCAAGATGGCGGCAAGCCTCGGTGTAGCTGGTATCTTAGTTTCTAATCACGGAGGACGGCAGTTGGATGGCGTAGCTGCAACG ATAGATTCTTTATCAGAGGTGGTCGAGGCAGTAAAAGGTTCAAACATTGAGGTTTATCTCGATGGTGGAGTCCGCAAAGGAACCGACGTACTCAAAGCATTGGCCATGGGGGCTAGAGCCGTCTTCATCGGTAGGCCAGCACTCTGGGGTCTCGCTTACAAT GGCGAGGCAGGAGTAAGAAAAGTTCTGGATATCCTGAAAGACGAGTTTAGTTTGGCAATGGGGCGGACTG GTTGTTCATCAGTTGCTGAAATCACACCAGATTTGGTCAAGGCTTCCCCGTTGAGTAATCTATGA
- the LOC139953177 gene encoding 2-Hydroxyacid oxidase 1-like isoform X1, whose translation MAADEPVCVVDFEPYLKRGLEATWYDYYSNGAGEGQTHRDNVEAFLRYRFRPRYLRDVSHRVTRTSILGHDIEFPVGVSPTATHGVLHGDGEKATARAAASAGTVMILSLYSSKSLEDVAASVPKDTLLFMQLNILRSRVKTEEIIKRVDASGRYKALVVTIDQPVYGRKRAQPLNALLYAKHTQVPNILNHPGETWCDSNAIDPACTWDDIKWLQGVTSLPIILKGILTAESAKKAASLGVAGILVSNHGGRQLDGVAATIDSLSEVVEAVKGSNVEVYLDGGVRKGTDVLKALAMGARAVFIGRPALWGLAYNGEAGVRKVLDILKDEFSLAMALAGCSSVAEITQDLVKASPYGSL comes from the exons ATGGCAGCAGACGAGCCCGTCTGTGTTGTTGACTTTGAGCCGTATTTAAAGCGAGGCTTGGAGGCTACCTGGTACGACTATTACAGCAATGGAGCCGGTGAGGGACAGACACATCGAGACAATGTTGAGGCCTTTTTGAG gtATCGGTTCCGACCCCGTTACTTGCGTGACGTATCCCACCGTGTGACCCGAACGAGCATCCTGGGTCATGACATTGAGTTTCCGGTAGGTGTCAGTCCAACTGCTACCCATGGGGTCTTACATGGTGATGGGGAAAAGGCGACTGCTAGAG CCGCAGCAAGCGCTGGCACAGTGATGATCCTAAGTTTATATTCCAGCAAGTCCCTTGAAGATGTGGCAGCATCAGTTCCCAAAGACACCCTTCTCTTCATGCAACTCAACATCTTAAGAAGCCGAGTTAAGACGGAGGAGATTATCAAGAGGGTTGATGCTTCTGGGCGGTACAAGGCACTAGTTGTGACCATTGATCAGCCTGTATATGGAAGGAAGCGAGCTCAACCTCTTAATGCATTATTGTATGCTAAACATACGCA GGTACCGAACATTCTTAACCACCCAGGCGAGACTTGGTGTGACAGTAACGCAATAGACCCTGCCTGTACATGGGACGACATCAAATGGCTTCAGGGTGTGACGTCATTGCCTATCATTCTCAAAGGTATACTCACAG cTGAGAGTGCCAAGAAGGCGGCAAGCCTCGGTGTAGCTGGTATCTTAGTTTCTAATCACGGAGGACGGCAGTTGGATGGCGTAGCTGCAACG ATAGATTCATTATCAGAGGTGGTCGAGGCAGTAAAAGGTTCAAACGTTGAGGTTTATCTCGATGGTGGAGTCCGTAAAGGAACCGACGTACTCAAAGCACTGGCCATGGGGGCTAGAGCCGTCTTCATCGGTAGGCCGGCACTCTGGGGTCTCGCTTACAAT GGCGAGGCAGGAGTGAGGAAAGTTCTAGATATCCTGAAAGACGAGTTCAGTTTGGCAATGGCACTGGCTG GTTGTTCATCAGTTGCTGAAATCACACAAGATTTGGTCAAGGCTTCCCCGTATGGCagtctgtga
- the LOC139953177 gene encoding 2-Hydroxyacid oxidase 1-like isoform X2, translating to MAADEPVCVVDFEPYLKRGLEATWYDYYSNGAGEGQTHRDNVEAFLRYRFRPRYLRDVSHRVTRTSILGHDIEFPVGVSPTATHGVLHGDGEKATARAAASAGTVMILSLYSSKSLEDVAASVPKDTLLFMQLNILRSRVKTEEIIKRVDASGRYKALVVTIDQPVYGRKRAQPLNALLYAKHTQVPNILNHPGETWCDSNAIDPACTWDDIKWLQGVTSLPIILKAESAKKAASLGVAGILVSNHGGRQLDGVAATIDSLSEVVEAVKGSNVEVYLDGGVRKGTDVLKALAMGARAVFIGRPALWGLAYNGEAGVRKVLDILKDEFSLAMALAGCSSVAEITQDLVKASPYGSL from the exons ATGGCAGCAGACGAGCCCGTCTGTGTTGTTGACTTTGAGCCGTATTTAAAGCGAGGCTTGGAGGCTACCTGGTACGACTATTACAGCAATGGAGCCGGTGAGGGACAGACACATCGAGACAATGTTGAGGCCTTTTTGAG gtATCGGTTCCGACCCCGTTACTTGCGTGACGTATCCCACCGTGTGACCCGAACGAGCATCCTGGGTCATGACATTGAGTTTCCGGTAGGTGTCAGTCCAACTGCTACCCATGGGGTCTTACATGGTGATGGGGAAAAGGCGACTGCTAGAG CCGCAGCAAGCGCTGGCACAGTGATGATCCTAAGTTTATATTCCAGCAAGTCCCTTGAAGATGTGGCAGCATCAGTTCCCAAAGACACCCTTCTCTTCATGCAACTCAACATCTTAAGAAGCCGAGTTAAGACGGAGGAGATTATCAAGAGGGTTGATGCTTCTGGGCGGTACAAGGCACTAGTTGTGACCATTGATCAGCCTGTATATGGAAGGAAGCGAGCTCAACCTCTTAATGCATTATTGTATGCTAAACATACGCA GGTACCGAACATTCTTAACCACCCAGGCGAGACTTGGTGTGACAGTAACGCAATAGACCCTGCCTGTACATGGGACGACATCAAATGGCTTCAGGGTGTGACGTCATTGCCTATCATTCTCAAAG cTGAGAGTGCCAAGAAGGCGGCAAGCCTCGGTGTAGCTGGTATCTTAGTTTCTAATCACGGAGGACGGCAGTTGGATGGCGTAGCTGCAACG ATAGATTCATTATCAGAGGTGGTCGAGGCAGTAAAAGGTTCAAACGTTGAGGTTTATCTCGATGGTGGAGTCCGTAAAGGAACCGACGTACTCAAAGCACTGGCCATGGGGGCTAGAGCCGTCTTCATCGGTAGGCCGGCACTCTGGGGTCTCGCTTACAAT GGCGAGGCAGGAGTGAGGAAAGTTCTAGATATCCTGAAAGACGAGTTCAGTTTGGCAATGGCACTGGCTG GTTGTTCATCAGTTGCTGAAATCACACAAGATTTGGTCAAGGCTTCCCCGTATGGCagtctgtga
- the LOC139953179 gene encoding uncharacterized protein, with protein MVCDCCKNPYCEFLWRHYTPVVRIWGMGTAAAFWAVGITALQTSDFFGIYFIVVASIITLLEVIFFFEPCFEKCCSPDSCCGKTWTIVSWLDNWKRSAIYIALSVICYLDSKNIWAIVAAVVLDTLAILYMLRTYQQQAVRHASDQSPEEGAPSASGYSRLDEKKAKKETDSLVGGKKESTNPFDDDVDPEGDAGISRYPQY; from the exons ATGGTTTGTGACTGCTGTAAAAATCCATATTGTGAGTTCCTGTGGAGACATTATACTCCCGTTGTGCGAATATGGGGGATGGGAACAGCGGCAG CTTTCTGGGCTGTTGGGATCACAGCATTACAAACGTCAGACTTCTTTGGTATTTACTTTAT AGTTGTTGCGTCAATCATCACATTACTGGAAGTGATTTTCTTCTTTGAACCctgttttgaaaaatgttgcTC ACCCGACAGTTGCTGTGGCAAGACATGGACCATCGTCTCGTGGCTGGATAATTGGAAAAGAAGTGCCATCTACATTGCACTCTCCGTCATATGTTATCTTGACAGTAAAAACATCTGGGCGATAGTTGCTG CGGTGGTGTTAGACACTCTCGCAATACTCTACATGCTGCGTACGTATCAACAACAGGCTGTCAGACACGCCAGCGACCAGTCACCCGAGGAGGGTGCTCCGTCTGCCAGTGGCTACTCTCGTTTAGATGAAAAGAAAGCGAAGAAGGAAACGGATAGCCTTGTGGGAGGTAAAAAGGAAAGTACAAACCCATTTGATGATGATGTTGACCCCGAAGGCGACGCTGGGATTTCAAGGTATCCGCAGTATTAA